In Gossypium arboreum isolate Shixiya-1 chromosome 3, ASM2569848v2, whole genome shotgun sequence, the sequence CCCAGATCGTCTCCTTGCCCATTAGCTCTGGTTTCCAACAGTGCACTGCACCCGGAACACTGGATATATATAAACGGACACCTCGATAGAATCAGGTTATAACTCCTTTGTCAACTGTtaaaatgccataaatgtcacTTGTCACAGCCACCGTGCTTGTTGAGACGGCAAGAAATATCATCATCCATGATATTAGTCTATCTTTCTTTGTTGCAATTCCATGTCCCTGCATAAAGAACCCAGTAGCTAATCTTCAATACTAGTTTTAATGTCTGGTGCACTCTGTTATAAACATATATAGTACTACACCATCTAACAAGGGGTTGCATGAAAGTTCATTTGACACTGAATTCAACAAAACATCTATTACTTTACCTAAGGGTGATGGCAGCTGGAAAGATATAACCAACACAAACTGCGGCGGTGGCACCAGTGAACTGGAAGGCATCCCAGATGCTAGGAATAAAGTTGGCTCCCATAAAGATAAAACCCATAAGAGCTACTGTCATTGAGAAGAACCTCTTTTCGGAAAAGGCAATAGGAATGGCATATGGAAATAAAAGACCATCTACGTTGAGACGAAGGGAGAAAAACACAATTGGGAAAACAAGCATCAAGTGAAGCCCGTAGCTCACTCTGATCAAGTCATCGAGCAACGAGCTATACGGAATTCCAAGATCACCATCAAAATTGGCAAGCACATCATCCAAAATATGATCTCCAAACAGAACTAATCCGAAGAAGCTGGTGGCAATGTAGAGAGAAGAGCAAAACATGAGGGACTTCCTAACAATTAACTTCATCTGTGTAGGGTCTCTCAGTTCATTCGCTATTGGGAGTACTGCACAGGTGTATCCAAGACAAAAGGAAAAAGATAAAAACAAAAGGGTTGATCAATTGTCATATAAACAagcatatattaaaattttaacaatatttGCCATGTAAGGAGGAGAGTTGTTGGAACACTTATTTCAGAGAAAACTTTTGTTACAATAGCGcatcatatttgtaattctatGTAATGTTGAACCATAAATGGATTACTTGTTCTTCGCAGAGTTTTAGGTATCAACAGGTACATTAAGCATCTCTTACCGTTAAAGCATTCAATCAACTCAAAGATGCAACTAATTTGGTACAAATTGGAAGATAATCAACTTGAACCAACAACTAAACAAAACCAAATTATGATAATAAATACTTAGAAGTGTAGAAGGAATCAATCTCTGATGACTTACCGTTATGGTGGCATATATAAGCAGTGACTAGAACAGGAACAGTGGTGAAAAGCTTCCAAAACGATGCCTGGTTTTCAAGTTTCGGCATTAAACGAGGCATTTCGATTTTCCCTTCCATCAACTTAACAATGGTAACTCCCGCTGTTATTGCCACAAATACAATCACGAAACCAACTGACAATGCCGATGTGTATCTCAATGAATCTAAAATCACGAAAAACAACAAGCATTCAATAAAAGTATAGCAGCAATTTAGAATTTTTGAGGAGTGAGTTAGTTACCAACGCGTTTGAATGAAATGAAAGGTGCGAAAACGAAGAGCGTGGTGAACATGAGCAAAGCCGAACGCGTTGTCCACCAGTGTTCACCGAACCATTCTTCCATAACTCCCTTGTGGTGGAACCCATCCTCCCATGTCCCCGACAACACATCACCTGCAATCAATTCAAATTCAGAGGTGATCGAAGGGCAATTAGTCGTTCCACGaagcttaatttttttttcttttgggggAGGGTTTCAAACTTACCTATGATGATCATGTAAACCACAAGCATGCCCAAATTGTTGATGACGATGCAAACCTGAAGGATGTTACGGCCGGTCCCACCGAAAGCGTCAGCGGCAACGCCTGAA encodes:
- the LOC108476377 gene encoding amino acid transporter AVT6A-like; this encodes MKMNIMPSFSDSKHRRSPRGEALLPQKQGYRVLETPEAGFDGASTSGAIFNLSTTVVGAGIMALPATVNQLGLIPGLFAIIFVSMLTGSSIDKILRFSRASKSATYSGVAADAFGGTGRNILQVCIVINNLGMLVVYMIIIGDVLSGTWEDGFHHKGVMEEWFGEHWWTTRSALLMFTTLFVFAPFISFKRVDSLRYTSALSVGFVIVFVAITAGVTIVKLMEGKIEMPRLMPKLENQASFWKLFTTVPVLVTAYICHHNVLPIANELRDPTQMKLIVRKSLMFCSSLYIATSFFGLVLFGDHILDDVLANFDGDLGIPYSSLLDDLIRVSYGLHLMLVFPIVFFSLRLNVDGLLFPYAIPIAFSEKRFFSMTVALMGFIFMGANFIPSIWDAFQFTGATAAVCVGYIFPAAITLRDMELQQRKID